The proteins below come from a single Sandaracinaceae bacterium genomic window:
- a CDS encoding ATP-binding protein, whose amino-acid sequence MSSAVTGSGVTESEARRRAVVRGVSRALGRAERASDCLVPVLEALGHALDARRADVLLADPAATQLTPLVSWPDTARTPRAVHVGDGLAGRAAETGRALAEGGCVAVPVTMGASVVAVIHAELGDLDDLVELDEPLLAVLEAVGAQVGHALRSVELSHLASLAELRRSGVVASSPDPIVALDHRGKVVEWNGAAERVLGWSAHEVLGKGPAPLFTPPRWRPRASRVLRSALSADPRWMGRALPLTARRADGTELAMEVTLALAHSPRGVGVVIYLRDVSAARRDRQALQKARRLAEDESRRRDDFLALLGHELRNPLSPIVAAAELLDGYDDPILQRTRGVIARQSRQLVRLVDDLLDVSRAARGKLALDIGPRRLGDMLDVALEMTRAQIAERGHHLTLDVDAGVWVHADLARGSQIFANLLSNAARYTDEGGRIWVRARPDADHALVEVRDDGRGMSRALLERAFEPFSQGEGRSRGGLGLGLALVSHLVRLHGGSVGATSPGEGLGTTISVRLPLALAAAAEPPPAGARATGSERSILIVDDHVDSAELLSMALSSRGHHVRIAPDAETALELVAHARPEVALVDIGLPGMDGHAFALQLRERWPDHAIRMIALTGYGAPADRSRSAEVGFAEHLVKPVRVADVEDALAAR is encoded by the coding sequence GTGTCGAGCGCGGTGACCGGGAGCGGGGTGACGGAGAGCGAGGCGAGGCGTCGCGCGGTGGTGCGCGGCGTGTCGCGCGCGCTGGGCCGGGCCGAGCGCGCGTCGGACTGCCTCGTCCCCGTGCTCGAGGCGCTCGGCCACGCGCTCGACGCGCGCCGCGCCGACGTCCTGCTCGCCGATCCCGCCGCGACGCAGCTGACGCCGCTCGTGAGCTGGCCGGACACGGCCCGGACTCCCCGAGCGGTGCACGTCGGCGACGGCCTCGCCGGCCGCGCCGCCGAGACCGGGCGCGCGCTCGCCGAGGGAGGGTGCGTCGCGGTGCCGGTCACGATGGGCGCCTCCGTGGTGGCGGTCATCCACGCGGAGCTCGGCGACCTCGATGACCTCGTGGAGCTCGACGAGCCGCTGCTCGCCGTGCTCGAGGCCGTCGGCGCGCAGGTGGGGCACGCGCTCCGCTCGGTCGAGCTGTCGCACCTGGCGTCGCTCGCGGAGCTGCGGCGGAGCGGCGTGGTCGCGTCCTCTCCCGACCCGATCGTGGCGCTCGACCACCGAGGCAAGGTCGTGGAGTGGAACGGCGCGGCCGAGCGCGTGCTGGGCTGGTCGGCGCACGAGGTGCTGGGCAAGGGTCCCGCGCCGCTCTTCACGCCGCCGCGCTGGCGCCCCCGCGCGAGCCGCGTCTTGCGCTCGGCGCTGTCCGCCGACCCGCGCTGGATGGGGCGGGCCCTGCCGCTGACCGCCCGGCGCGCCGACGGCACCGAGCTCGCCATGGAGGTCACGCTCGCGCTCGCGCACTCCCCGCGCGGAGTGGGCGTGGTGATCTACCTGCGCGACGTCAGCGCCGCGCGCCGAGATCGCCAGGCGCTGCAGAAGGCGCGTCGCCTCGCGGAGGACGAGTCGCGCCGCCGCGACGACTTCCTCGCGCTGCTCGGGCACGAGCTGCGGAACCCGCTCTCCCCCATCGTGGCCGCGGCCGAGTTGCTCGACGGATACGACGACCCGATCCTCCAGCGGACGCGCGGCGTGATCGCGCGCCAGAGCCGGCAGCTGGTGCGCCTGGTCGACGACCTCCTCGATGTGTCCCGGGCCGCGCGCGGCAAGCTCGCGCTCGACATCGGGCCGCGGCGCCTCGGCGACATGCTCGACGTGGCGCTGGAGATGACGCGCGCGCAGATCGCCGAGCGAGGGCACCACCTCACCCTCGACGTGGACGCCGGCGTCTGGGTCCACGCGGACCTCGCGCGCGGCAGCCAGATCTTCGCGAACCTGCTGAGCAACGCCGCCCGCTACACCGACGAGGGCGGGCGCATCTGGGTGCGCGCGAGGCCGGACGCGGACCACGCGCTGGTGGAGGTGCGCGACGACGGGCGAGGCATGAGCCGCGCGCTGCTCGAGCGGGCCTTCGAGCCCTTCTCGCAGGGTGAGGGCCGCTCGCGTGGCGGCCTCGGGCTGGGGCTCGCGCTGGTCTCCCACCTCGTCCGCCTGCACGGCGGCAGCGTGGGCGCGACCAGCCCCGGCGAGGGGCTGGGCACGACGATCTCGGTGCGCCTGCCGCTCGCCCTCGCCGCGGCGGCGGAGCCTCCTCCCGCGGGCGCGCGCGCGACGGGGAGCGAGCGCTCGATCCTCATCGTCGACGACCACGTCGACTCGGCGGAGCTGCTCTCGATGGCGCTCTCGAGCCGCGGTCACCACGTGCGCATCGCCCCGGACGCGGAGACCGCGCTGGAGCTCGTCGCGCACGCGCGCCCCGAGGTGGCGCTGGTGGACATCGGGCTGCCCGGCATGGACGGGCACGCGTTCGCGCTGCAGCTGCGGGAGCGCTGGCCCGATCACGCGATCCGGATGATCGCGCTGACCGGATACGGCGCGCCCGCGGACCGCTCCCGGAGCGCGGAGGTCGGCTTCGCCGAGCACCTCGTCAAGCCGGTGCGCGTGGCCGACGTCGAAGACGCCCTCGCCGCCCGTTGA